In Coffea arabica cultivar ET-39 chromosome 9e, Coffea Arabica ET-39 HiFi, whole genome shotgun sequence, the genomic window TGATGAATAACATATTgtatatgaaattatcccttttttctaatttatttttaatttttattagttttcattATTTCACTAATATAACTTGTACACTTACCTCAGGGGCATTTATGGAAACAAAATTTCCTCTCTTTCATGaaaacacttttttatgttcaCTTTTGACATCATGGGCTGATTTTGTTACAAAATCCTAAACCTCATGGGAGGTTTGTAATATTTTTGGAATCATAGGGAAGGAGAATgagattgttagaaacctcaagggaggtttctgaaattatcccattatataaaactaaaaacaaaagcACAGCCTTAAATTAATCATAGAGGAGAGCAGACACAGCCTTTTCCCATCCCCAGTAAAAGCAAAACCTTTGTccaatttatttattcaatttaatttttctcatttcttagTCCCTTCCTTTATGGAAAATTACAGGACAGAACAGCACAGCATGGACAATCAATGAAACTCTTCATATCCCCACTTCCCTTTCCTACACACTTCATGATGCCTTGCACCTTGCCTCATTCACTCACCCCACCCCTCCCATAATGCCATGCCTCTCCAGATTCCCTATGCAAAATACACAAAGCTGATTGCCCAGCACTTGTAAGCACAAAACTGAGAGAGAGTCAGAAAAGACAGCAGATTACAGAAGAGAGACAGAGAAAGGAGAGAAGAATTTTGTTGTCTTCTCAACTTCCTTTCCCTCGCCCCAGTGTGTGTTCTGTGTGTGTTTGTGTTAGGGCCTTAAAAAGGCTCAAACACACAAGAACATTCAAGAAgcaaaaagggtaaaaaaaaaacacacacacacagtgGCACACACTGACATAATACTGCATTTTCCACTTTCTTATCCATCCATCAATCTAGAAAGAAAGTATTAGTGTGGAGTCGTGACTCTTGAGCCGCAACTGACCAATACTACTGCTACAACAagttgaggaaaaaaagaaaatgagtactgagaaagagaaggagaaagagaggaaaatgTTTGTTGGGGTGGTTTGGAATTGTGCTGCTGAGCTCAAATATCTCCTCACTGCTCTTCTCTTCCTTTGCTCTTTGGTCACCATTCTTCAGTTCCTTCCTACTCGTTTCTCCCTCTCGGCTTCAGATCTCCGACCTTGTCTCTCCTCTCCCACTGCTCCCACCACCGTCACAGCCACCGCCACCACCGCTACTGTTTCTTTATCAGAAGACAGGAATAATACTACCAACGCCACGACCACCGCTACTGCCCCTGCTGCGGCAGATGCGCCCACAGATGTCATACTACTCCCGCAACCAGCACCTCCAGCGATGGAGAAAGACCAAGTTCTTGAAAATGGGATTATCAAGAGAGCTTTTAACCCGTTCGGCTCTGCTGCATACAACTTCATTCTCATGTCGGCGTACAGAGGCGGCCCCAACACTTTTGCCGTCATGGGTTTGGCCTCGAAGCCTCTCCATGTTTTCGGCAAGCCTTCATATCAATGCCAGTGGGTTCCATTTGGCGGCAGTGGAGCCGAGGAAAATGTTGAGAATCAAGAACCCATTGTCACTGACGGCCAGAAAATCCTTACTGATTGGGGATACGGCCGGGTTTACACGGTTGTCGTAGTGAATTGCACCTTTTCAGCTCCGGTTATTGGTGGTGGTAGCGGGGGTGGAAAGCTGCTCCTCCACGCAGCCACCAACGGCGGTGGGGATACCAATTTTAATCTGACAGATACTATAGAGGCATTAACTGAATCAGGTGAAGATTTGAAGAATTTCAACCAAGTCTACAGTGCAAAGCCCAAGTATGACTATTTGTATTGTGGGTCATCTTTATTTGGGAATTTGAGTCCGCAGAGAGTGAGGGAGTGGTTAGCTTACCATATCAGGCTATTTGGTGGGAAATCCCATTTTGTTATGCATGATGCAGGGGGCGTTCATCCAGGGGTGATGGAAGTATTGAGGCCTTGGATGGAAAAGGGATACGTGACTTTGCATGATATCAGGGAACAAGAGAGATTTGATGGCTACTATCATAATCAGTTTTTAGTTGTGAATGATTGCCTGCATAGGCATAGATATATGGCTAAGTGGATGTTTTTCTTTGATGTGGATGAGTTCCTTTTTGTTCCCAAGAAGAGTACTCTCAAAACTGTCATGGATTCGTTTTCGGAGTATACTCAGTTCACCATCGAGCAGATGCCCATGTCCAACAAGCTTTGTCTAGCTGAGGATGCTGGTAAATCTTACAGGTATGCCAACTTttggaattttaattttatttcattctaTTTTTGTGTTGAGGTTCTAATTGACGAGATGAAAATGCTGGCATTTGATTGAACATGGCCTTTTCGTGCTGTAAAGGGAAAGACAATTCCACTGTCTAGCATAAATTGGCTAATAAATAATTCTTTGAATGAAAAGATGTGCTTGCTTTTATACTTTTAGTTGCTATGTAAGATAGTAGTTGATAGTAATAGTAGTGTTTACATGCCAGTCCGAATGTTGTTGTTTGCCAGTGTTTGATGTAGTCCTTTGCTAAAGTTGTGGGGTATGCTTGAATTAATAGCATGTCATGTGATCATGGTGCTGAGAGAATATGCTGTTATTCTTCTTCATCCCAATACAGAAGAATCATTCCAATGCATCATGGTGTTTCTCATCACTTTCCAGTTTTTTTGAGGTAGATGTTGAAATCGGTGGCAGAGGCTATCAACTTCTCTGCACTAgctgctttttttttaattagattATGGCATCAGTCCTTACTTTTTACTACTACTGGTGGCTGTAACTGCTGCTTAGTGCATTATTGTTGTGTTGCTGGCTTTGTTGCATTAGTAATAcattttttgttgattttggatcCTGTAACATCAGTAATGGCAATGTTTTTGGAGCTATTAGCCTGTGCATTGCCATTCTTTAGATTCTTGTCCTGTATTCATCTCAATATGGGCCAAATGGAAGTGGGGTTAGTTAGACCTTCTTGTGATGCAAACTTGTCTTGTCCTAAATGCAAGTTTTGAATATGAGGTTCTCCTAAATGGTCGCCATATTTAGGTAAGTAATTCTGTTTCTATATGGTCACTAGGAAAATCTCATCATAAAACTAATTGTTATTGCTTTCATTTGAGAGTGCAAGttcaaccatttttttttttaccacccCTCCCACCCCTCTCCGTGCCCTTCGTGCCTCCAACTAATAGGTACATGGTTGAAACTCTAAACCTGACGGTGAGTAGAACTCTAAGAGCCCTCCCCTGACTACTGAACGGACTTCAGTGGTTCGTGTAAGTTCAAATTGTAATAACTGAGTCGTACGAACACTCAATAGTTTCCTGTGAACTTTTTGTTTGATGTCCATGTCGATGTGAGAGGTGGAAACGCTTGTCCAAGGTGCATTAATTGAATGTCAACACGTTTGATTAGTTGATGTCACGTTTTACCAATCTTATAATTGTGAGCTTCAACCTTAATATGTAGCTAACCTTGACCAACACTGTACATTTGATGTTGAACGTTATACTATCAATTGTATAAAAAACAGTTTAGAATAGTACAACTGTGCAAGGAATCAAGCCAAATCTGAAAACGAGTAAATTTGCTGGAAACAGCTTTGATAAATTGTGTCTTTATTATTCAATGCCTGATTTTGATTCCAGGAAATGGGGATTTGAGAAGTTGGTGTACAAGGATGTGAAAAGGGGAATAAGGAGAGATCGCAAATATGTCGTGCAACCGCGTAATGTGTTTGCAACAGGGGTTCACATGTCGCAGAACACGGTGGGGAAGACAACCCACAAGACAGAAGGGCGGATCATGTATTTCCATTATCACGGGACCATCGCCGACCGCCGAGAACCATGCCGGAGATCGGTCAACACCACAGATATCACCATTGACGGTATTCCTTATTCCTTGGATACTTCCATGAGGATTGTTGCCGGTTTTGTGAAAAGATTCGAGCTCAAGATGATTGGTTCTGTTTTACAAAGAACACGGCAatgatatattatatatatgggTCAATAGAGGCATTTTCCTTCCCACATTGTATgatctatttatttttttggtccCATTTTAGTTGGAGTTCTTTTACTGTATGatagttttctcttcttttttttttttttttttgaaaataaactaTAGAGCTGCATATAGATTTAAGGAGGAGGAGGCCTGTATATGTTTTGGTATAGAAGACGATTTGGTTAAAAGGGGTTTGTATTCTTTTTGTCTTTATTTATTCATCCATCCTTGATTAATTTGCCTAATTATTTCTTCTTTGCCTAAATTTTATTGTCGGTAATGAGGGACCACTTTTGTCACCCCCTTTGTCCTTTGGCTTTCAACATTTATGGTCCAACCAAAATTCGGCTTGAAAATaagtaaaagaattttctggtAGATCATGTTTAAATGGGtagaattcatttttttttttttggggattaGTAAATAGGTAGGAATTCATGTTTctccattttatttgtttagcGCATGACTATTAGTATTTTGTTTTAAGATTCTCGTTTAAATTGGTACCATGAAAAGAtgagggatatatatatattttgttttgaacgttatttttaggagttttttataaaaaaatatatattataatgatttgatatatatgaaataaaaaaatgattgaaaaaattATGTTGATCGGGACGGAGAGTTATGAACGAGTATTTGAGAGTAGTTTATATGAATGGAAAAATATAGCAAGTCCAAATAACGTAGTGTACTCGCTACGCTATAAATCTTAAAGTCAtaaatcttttcctttttgacaAGTCAAAAATGTGCGTGACAGATAGGAGGGCCCTTATACATTTTTAGCAATAATTAAAGGTCCAAGAAGAAAAGAACCTAAAGAAAGAGAAACATGGTGCTTGTCTTTGTggtccttttcccttctttccaGCTTCCCTGTGGAGTGGAGTGCCataaaaatcaagaagaatCAAACACGAGAGCCCTCCTTAAAATGGGCTTAAAGCATAGCATTGTTGGCATGGTGAGCTGGTCTTCTGAAATTGAATCCCATGATTAAAAAATTTGCCAGTGGTGTTAGATATCTAAAACTGCCTGTTGTTATCCTTTCCTGATTTTGCTTAAAGAGAATTCCATAAATCTGTGCTTGGAAGCAAATCAATTAAAGATAGTTCTTGACACCATAAATTTCATGTGGTTACTTTATGATCTTGGATCTTTGTAAAAGGCCAATAAGTGCAGTTTAACCAAATATATCTAGTAATTACAAAAGTTCGGATGGATTCGATTTCGATCATTATCACGAATTAGGGCGTGTTTTCGATATCATAAATCGcttataaaaatttttacagaTGAATACAATCCTCACATCGACAGTGAGGTTTGAACACACgactttttataaaaaaaaatccattctTATCAATTGAATCAACTTGTGTTCAACCAGGCATTTAGGCACGAAGGAACCAAATGTGGCTGGGAAATTAAATGGgatgaaatttattttgtgTCAAGGTTAGAGTTGGCATGGGGCTGTTGTGTTCGTTTAGATCTTGAGATGCATCGCATTATCTGTGTCGGTAGAAGTGACAATGACCTTTTTCTTTCCCTAACTCTCAAAAAACTGAAAGATTGTTCGGGAAGAGAAAGATGAGGTCTCAATGCGGCGGCTGTGCCTTTCCATGCACAGCGCTGTTTTACCGGCCATCCAGACCGACATAACAGCGCTTGTTCGCTAGTGATATCGCTTTCCCCATTTTACTTCTCGATTGCCATGCCAGCGGCTGGATTCTAGAATAAACAATTTCATACTATTATAAACCTTGACACCAAAAAcgattaaattttctttttggattgTATGTCGGGAGTTCGAACCCTATTTATAgtgaaaaaaatgtaaatgagGTGCCAGAAGAGCCAAAAAGGTTCCTCTCCCATAAATTAGGTTATAAAAGTATTATCATTACcgtaaaaaaaatactattacAAAAATTATATAGTTGTATAGGAACTTAAAAAAGGTTTTAACTCAAATATATGTTGATATAATTGTGAAAAATGCCTGCACTAGCTCCAAATGGCATCCAAATTTCCTGAATCGAAACTTTGGAGATGTTCAATTTTCAGTTATCATCGGACCAGAACCTCAACGttgtccattttttttttatttcaacttttctttccACACGAATTCGAGACCTACATGTCGGTAGAAAGAGAAAGTTCCTGGATTGTACGTTAATTGATTAGGCTAAGGTGTGCTATTATTAGGAAAAAAAGAacagggaagaaaaaaaaaacaaaagggctAAGGTGTGCACCAAGAGTACGTACGTAATTTGGGTTTATCTGGTGCAATGCCAAGTGCATCATTACACGTTACAGGATGATAATCCATACGTGTGTTTTGAAACAGGAGATGCAAAGATGGCATTAATATAGCTGTAAACGTGTTTCCGAATTAGTCACCGAATTTGAGAAATTTCGTTCAGTTCTGTCATAACAAATGTTCAGTTCTATACATAGTACATTGTTGAATTGGACGTATCCACGTTCTGCGTTCATAATCAACCTATCGTTTTCCTTTGTCAAAATCTTTCGACCAGTGATGTGCAATTTCGTTCAAGTAACGGGTTAAGAACTacgaaaaaaagagagaagaaaatggtcCCGAGAGCAAACTTCGTTGGCGGGTGTCCAGTGGGTCTCCAATTCTCCGGAGCCAGAACTCCAGAACCGTAACCAGTTGATTTTGTTCTAATCCAGAAGAGTTGCAGTTGAACTGGGCAGGGCAAAAAAGCATTGAATTAAATGATGGTCCCGGATTGATCTCATGGCTTCAATATATGGGTGTTTGAGGCTCGTGTCTTTACTGAACATGCTCCCAAGGGCAGAAAACAGCTACTGAATTTCAGCAGGAATGTACAGCTCCAAGATGTAAATTTTGACATAAATGCTTGTGGAGATCGAATTTCAGTTTACCTGCTGTATTCTATCTATGGCATTGGTAGGAGAATAGTTCAAGAACGGTTTGATAGAAATGATGAGAAGCCAGATAGGGTACTCGTTACCGACAATGGTACTAATGATCATGATACTTGGTGGTGACAATTATGACAatgatttttttggttttttaaaGAATTATGACAATCACGTTGAACAAAGAGAAAATCACTCTTTGTACCTTTTTTCCCCCTCAAGATGCCATTGAAATAGGAAATATTATAGGATAGTATCAATGGATCTGTATTCCCTCTAATCCCCTATACACAGTCTAGTTGGGTTTTTTCCTATCCTATGGAATAAGATACTATAAATATTGCTGacggaccaaaaaaaaaaaaaggtaaatattaatgtcaaggttttttttttttagtgatacAACTTATGGTAAAAggaaaaactagaaaaaaaaatttgcatgcaTGGCTTAATGCAGGCGATTTAAAGCTCGACgaggaaagaaaagggaagTTACTCGGTTAATAAtatgtgactttatttttgGGGGTTATATCTCACGTGATGGTCTTGCCAGTTGCAAAATTGGCTAAATTGGCTAAAAGGGTCAAAAATTGAGTTCGAGAGCTATAAAAGTGTTTGCTTAACAGTTGAGAGGTTAAAAGTCGCTCTACTTGAAAGTTCGAGAGCCATCTTTATTCCAATTGACCTCTTGAGGTATAAAAATTACTAATCTATTAAgcttaacttactattttagatagGAAACTTACTTCCATATTTTTAGgtgttatcctatttaggtGGATGGATCCAACAAgtaatcaaatggtcgctaaaaATGTAACAACCTGTTACACTAGGTAAAAACTGTTTCGTTATCATAATTATCGTTATTACAGCATTATCCATCTCACGTGATGGTCTTGCCAGTTGCAAAATCGGCTAAATTGGCTAAAAGGGTCAAAAATTGAGTTCGAGAGCTATAAAAGTGTTTACTTAACAGTTGAGAGGTTAAAAGTCGCTCTACTTGAAAGATCGAGAGCCATCTAGATTTTTTGCCCATGAAATAATTGTCATGGCTTGTGACCATTTTAATGATAATTCGAAGGAGAACTTGGAAAAAATTGCATGCATTGGACGCTGCTAGCTATACAAAGCTCCATtataaaggaaaaggaaaaaatattacAGCTCAAGAGTCAAGACTGACCTAGAAAATGGCCAAGACAAATATTCGTGATTTTTAactttgtttttgattttgtaCTGTTGGCCTTTAGATGCATgcttaattattaattataaataCAATAATTTTAATCATAATTTCATACTTAGTGACGGAAAATACATCAAACATGCAATAAAGTAATGCCATTTTTTTCTAGGGAAAAGAAGATGAGAAAAATCTACAGAGAGAGAGATACGGCCGTCCTAATATGGACCTTGACCGAGGTCTACCATACTTATTAGTCTTAATGATGCCTAGCATCAAATGTAattagaaaaatatgagaatCAATAATGCTGTCCAGATTATCATGCAAATGTTAAAAATTTCGTCCAGCCCACCACGATTTTTTAGGCTGTAATTAAAGATCTTTTATGCTGTTTTTAGATATgattaaaaatttcacaagaCAGCTCATGTGAACATGTGGA contains:
- the LOC113709609 gene encoding galactan beta-1,4-galactosyltransferase GALS3-like yields the protein MSTEKEKEKERKMFVGVVWNCAAELKYLLTALLFLCSLVTILQFLPTRFSLSASDLRPCLSSPTAPTTVTATATTATVSLSEDRNNTTNATTTATAPAAADAPTDVILLPQPAPPAMEKDQVLENGIIKRAFNPFGSAAYNFILMSAYRGGPNTFAVMGLASKPLHVFGKPSYQCQWVPFGGSGAEENVENQEPIVTDGQKILTDWGYGRVYTVVVVNCTFSAPVIGGGSGGGKLLLHAATNGGGDTNFNLTDTIEALTESGEDLKNFNQVYSAKPKYDYLYCGSSLFGNLSPQRVREWLAYHIRLFGGKSHFVMHDAGGVHPGVMEVLRPWMEKGYVTLHDIREQERFDGYYHNQFLVVNDCLHRHRYMAKWMFFFDVDEFLFVPKKSTLKTVMDSFSEYTQFTIEQMPMSNKLCLAEDAGKSYRKWGFEKLVYKDVKRGIRRDRKYVVQPRNVFATGVHMSQNTVGKTTHKTEGRIMYFHYHGTIADRREPCRRSVNTTDITIDGIPYSLDTSMRIVAGFVKRFELKMIGSVLQRTRQ